In Ferviditalea candida, the following are encoded in one genomic region:
- a CDS encoding DeoR family transcriptional regulator — protein sequence MLPMERRNRIIELIRSEKNMRISELSDKLGVSEMTVHRDIKPLIEEGLVTKTFGGISLTREQAEPGINQQDCVYCHRTVNQRTAYRLILQSHRIETACCAHCGLLRHRQLGKEVLQALCSDFLLQTTISAATAWFVMDTSLNMGCCQPQVLAFEHKTNAEKFAQGFGGKIYSFTEAMEAIFQRMNGDQHGCCTMEQ from the coding sequence ATGCTGCCGATGGAACGAAGAAACCGGATTATTGAGCTGATCCGTTCTGAAAAAAACATGAGGATTTCGGAGCTTAGCGATAAGCTCGGCGTTTCCGAAATGACCGTTCACCGGGATATCAAGCCATTGATCGAGGAAGGGCTGGTAACGAAAACATTCGGGGGGATTTCGCTGACCCGGGAGCAAGCGGAGCCCGGAATCAACCAGCAGGATTGCGTTTACTGCCATCGAACCGTTAATCAAAGGACGGCTTACCGCCTCATTCTCCAGAGCCACCGGATTGAAACAGCCTGCTGCGCGCACTGCGGTCTGCTTCGCCACCGCCAACTGGGGAAAGAGGTTCTGCAGGCGCTATGCTCGGATTTTTTGCTGCAGACGACGATAAGCGCGGCAACCGCATGGTTTGTCATGGACACTTCGTTGAATATGGGCTGTTGTCAGCCTCAGGTGCTCGCTTTTGAACACAAAACGAATGCCGAGAAATTCGCCCAAGGATTCGGAGGGAAAATCTATTCTTTTACCGAGGCGATGGAGGCGATATTTCAAAGAATGAACGGGGATCAACACGGCTGCTGCACGATGGAGCAGTAA